The sequence GGGATTAAGCACCGAGTATGAACAGTTGCAGAAGGTGCATCGTCAGACGTTTCAATAGTTCGTCTTGTGAGTTGCTCAGTCACACAAAGTAGGACTTGAGATTCCCTTTAAACCTGCCTACACTAGTACTGCACTATGGTGAATCTGACAGAGAAGGTGTAGAGGGATGGCTGAGGGATGATTCGGTAGCTCCTCCACTCTTCTACAACGTGCTGTCATTATTCCGATGGTCAACCACTTATAGTCCCTGGTTGAAATTTGCCAATCATTCGGGGTTAACTGAGTGGGAATCCTGCTCCACTGTCTTGTTTTGTCGCTAACCTCAATGAGTGTGCCTGAATTAAAGGAAGCTATTGGCGATCGCCTCGATCACATTCGTCAAGCGGTTCCTGAATCCGTTCGCTTAATCGCCGTTAGCAAGCAAGTCTCGGTTGAGGCGATGCGAGTAGCCTACGAGGCAGGAGTGCGAGACTTTGCAGAGAGCCGCATTCAAGAAGCAACGGTCAAGCAAGAGCAACTGCAAGACCTGACAGATATTACCTGGCATTTCATCGGACATCTGCAAAGCAACAAAGCCGCCAAGGCGATCGCTCAGTTTCAATGGATTCACTCGGTTGACAACTTGAAGCTAGCACAGCGACTCGATCGACTTGCAGCAGAGCTAAACCAATCCCCTCAGATCTGCCTGCAAGTCAAAATTGTGCCCGATGCCAACAAATCCGGGTGGGCTGTCCCAGCGTTATTAGCTGATCTGCCTGCTCTGGATGCTTGCCAGCATCTCAAGATTGTTGGGTTGATGACGATTCCTCCCTATGGATTAGCCCCTTCCGACACTCTGTCTATTTTTCAGCGAACCCATGATCTCGCGGATCAAATTCGGCAGCAAACCTGGTCAAATTTGCAGATTGATCAGCTTTCAATGGGAATGTCAGATGATTACCCGTTAGCTATTCAAGCCGGATCAACAATGATTCGGTTGGGACGCATCCTATTTGGTGAACGGTCGTGATCAAGCAGTGAATCCCTGGAAAATAGATCGCGATCGCACCTCCTTTCAAGCATTAATTGGTGGTCGCGATCATTTTGATGATTAGTGGAATAAGAAAGACTTTTACCAACTGTTTAGAATTGTGAGACAAAACTTGTAAACCTTGATCTTTTCAGATCAATCTGGGAAAGATAGAGGGTTTATCACAAGCTCTACTAGAATGCGATCGCCATGCTGGTGCTGGCGGTTGCCCTGATCATGGGTAGATCATTTGTTAGAAGATCTGAAGCGATCGCTCACTCTATCTCAACACCATGATCGCTCGATCAAAGTGGCTCCAAAAAATAGTTTTCGACAGCGATCATGAGGCAATGAGTTGAAAAATTGTAGAAGAAAAGTAATATTCAATTAGTATCCGCACAAAAAAAGTCGGTTTTAGGGGAAATGTGGTGGTCAATTTATAAAATTGATGTATACTGTTGACTCAAACCAGACGCATCTTCAGAGGGTGTTCACGAATCGATGTCTTAGGCTTAAATTAGGACTCATGAACATTATTTTTTTGTTAAGTCCCCTTTGACCGCCTGAGCTAACAGGCAAGTTTTAACAAACCTGAATTCGGTCTACCTTTGCGTTTACTCTGCGTGGAGACTCAATTCCCAGCCAATCTACCTAGTCATGATGGAGCGTGAACAGTGAATAATATCTTCAGCAAGTTACGAGATTTTGTAGGGTTAAATGACCCTTCAGAATATGAATATGAGTATGAAGAAGTGGACGGGCAAGAATATCAAAACCTTTATCAGGAAGAGCATACTCAGCCCGTGCAAGAAGAAGAACCTCGTCGTCGCCGAATGCGGGAACGAGTCCTTACAACCGAATCAGGAGTTACTATGAACAGTGGTATGAGCAATGTCATTGGTATGCCTGGAGCAATCAATGGCATGTCTGAAGTGGTCGTGATGGAACCCCGCACCTTTGAGGAAATGCCTCAAGCTATTCGGGCATTGCGCGAGCGTAAGTCCGTTGTTTTGAATCTGACCATTATGGACCCTGATCAGGCGCAACGAGCTGTTGACTTTGTTGCAGGGGGCACCTACGCGATCGATGGTCATCAAGAAAGAATTGGGGAAAGCATCTTCTTATTTACACCTAACTGTGTTCAAGTCAGCACTCAACTGGGCGCGATGAATGAAGTGCCAATGCAGCAACAACCTCCAGCGGCGCGTCCTTCTCGACCCATGGCTCCGACCCCCGCATGGACAGGTGATCAGGCTCGGATGGCTTAAGTTTGCCATTCCAGTCACTTTAACGTTTGCATTGACGAGCATTGAGTCTCGTTCCCTGTTGATCAATCGGTCTAGTAACAGATTCAGGTTGCATTTGTAGTATTTCCTGAGGAGACGGCAATTCTGTTGTCAACAAAATTTGGTGTAATTGGTGGCGGGGTAATGGGAGAAGCTCTCTTATCCCGCCTCGTCGCGCAACAAATTTATGCACCGGGCGAGGTGCTCGTGAGCGACCCACAGGCACAACGACGGAACTGGTTGGCGCAACAGTACGGGGTGCAGGTTACAGACGATAATCACGCGATCGCATCAACCGCAGAGGTAGTGCTGCTGGCGATCAAACCACAGGTGTTTGATGCGGTGGTTTCTGGGCTAACTCCATCCAACCCAGGGCAACTGGTGGTGTCTATTCTGGCAGGAGTACCCCTCAGTAAGCTAGAGGCGGCTTTTCCGGGGCAACCTGTGATTCGAGCGATGCCCAATACCCCAGCCACTATAGGGGCAGGAATGACCGCGATCGCCCCAGGTCAACACGTTACCGCAGACCACATTAAGACAGCAGAAACGCTCTTTCAAGCCGTGGGAGACGTGGCGCAGGTGCCGGAGTCTTTGATGGATGCGGTGACAGGGTTATCGGGTTCGGGACCCGCCTATGTCGCGATCTTGATTGAGGCACTGGCAGATGGTGGCGTGGCAGCAGGTCTACCCAGGGCGATCGCCCTGCAACTGGCAATTCAGACGGTGCGGGGCACAGCGGAACTCGTTCAGCAATCCGACCTACACCCAGCCGTCTTAAAAGATCGGGTTACGAGTCCAGGGGGCACGACTATTGCAGGGGTCACGCAACTGGAAGAACATGGCTTTCGGGCAGGGTTGATTGCAGCGGTGAAAGCAGCAGCGCAACGCTCAAAGGAATTAGGGAGTTAATTTAATTTACTGGCTATTTAAGCTAGAAGTGACTGATGGCATAGTTAAACCATTGGAAGTGATAGAAATCGTCATCGGATTATGAATTAAATACAGCTTTGGTCAGAAAGCTTAAGACAAAGGCAATGGCTCAAACCCCGATGCTGGGAAAGCTTCCTGACTCGCCCCATCGAATGTGACTACGGCTATAAAATGCGGTTTTTGTGGAGGGGTTTGAATGCCAAACCTGTACAACACGGAATTTGCCCATGTTATTTATAGCTACCGCCACTTCATCTAGGGCAGAGTGGGTGTGGGGGCTGCGCCCCCAGCCAGGGAGCCAACCTCAGCAACCGTTCTGGTGAGTGACTGTAACTATCAAAACAGTGCGATCGCTTCCTCTGGAGAATGAGATGGATGTACCTCAGCTATTGGTGCAAGTCGTGATTGCCATTATTTGCGCCGGGATCGCTAGTATTTTGGTGCCGCGCCGCATTCCTGGTCAGTTGACTGGATTGATTTTAATCGGATTAGCCGGAGTCTGGTTTGGTGAATGGGCGTACGGGTTGCTGCGCCGACAGTATGGGCTAGATCACCCGGTGTTGCGCTTGAGTTTTGAGGGCGTGTTGATTGTGCCCGCGATCGTGGGGTCAGTCGTGGTTCTTTACCTGGTGACAACATTTCTGAAGTGGGGCAAGTATGGCGATTAGCAGCATGTGTGGAGACGGGATTAACCGGGTCTCTACCCATTCCTAAGCCTCTATAGCGATCGCAGTCCATGGGCTAATCCCTCACAAATACCCACTATAAAGTCGAGGTCGAGGGTTTCCAGGCGATCGCTGCTTTTGTGATAGTGAGGGTTTCGCATAAAGGCAGTATCCGTCACCATCAACGCTCGATAGCCCTGATCCCAAAAAGCGGCGTGGTCGCTCTGGCGAGTTTCAGGAACCAGAACCCCTCGCTGTCCAGCGGGTAACCATTCGCAGGGCACCTTTCCCACTCGATGCAGACTGCGTCGCAGGTGTAGCAAATCGGGAATCGTTGGTAGGTTGCCCACCAGCGCAATAAAGTCGCCGCGATTGGGATAGAAATACCGCAATCCAGTTGGGTAGCATTGGGAATTGGGAGTGCGATCGCGATAGCCCAACATTTCCAGTGAGAGCATGAGCCGCAACGTTTGCCCCTGTTGCTTTAACTGCATCGCATAGGCACGACTGCCAATCAAACCGAGTTCCTCCAAATCAAACGCTACAAGCTGAATCGGGTGGCGGGCTGGCTCCGCTGCAAACAAACGTGCCAGTTCCAGCAGTGCTGCGACTCCACTGGCATTATCATCGGCTCCGGGGGAGCCAGGAACAGCATCGTAATGTGCGCCGATGAGAATCAGGGGTAGCGATCGCCTGCTCTGATGCGCTTGTCCTGGCAGGTTCAAAACCCAATTGCGATGCACGCGCCCTGCCCGTGTAAACTCATGCGTTGTTACCTCGCCCCACTGCTCAAATTGTTGCTGAATATAGCTCTGCACGTAAAAGTGCCCTTCCGTTGCCAGATAGGGGTCGCGATCGCGCACCAGATGCGTCAGGTGAGTGTGCAGATTGTCTCGCAGAGCCATAAGCATTTGGATTGTGATTTTAGATTTTGGATTTTATACCGATTTAATGTTTGATTGTGGCAGATCACGGGGTAGGGGCGTTTCGCGAAACGTCCTTACGGAATCATGTGCAGCGAAGCCAATTCAAATTGGTATTAGATTTTGGATTGTGGATTTTGGATTTTAGGGTTTTAGAGTTTGGATTGTGGATTGCACAATGGGATCAGAAATAGGAGCGTTGTATGAAATATCCCTGCTGAATTTGCTGCCTGATTTGGGCATCTGGATAAGACACTTTTCAGCCAAAATCTAAAATCGTAAATCCAAAATTCTATATGGCTGATTCCCCACTGCTGATTACCCTGGCACAATGGCTCGCCGGAGAGTTTGACAATCAACTCCAGGCGCGAGAGCGACCCGTCTGGTTTGTGCATCTGAGAATGTGGCAACGTCCCCTAGCGCAACGCATCCAAGGGAAGCTGGCTTTGTTTGCCGAACAAGCCAATGTCCTCTCCCTCGATCGCCCCTATCGGCAGCGAGTGCTGACATTGCAAGAGACATCCGACGGTCTACAAGGGCAATATTGGGCACTCAAAGAACCGGGTCGCTTTCAAGGAGCCGGAGCTAATGTAGACCTGCTCAAACAGTTAAGTCATGAAGATTTGGAGAGCCTACCCGGATGTGTACTGAGGGTTCGGCAAGAGGGTCATCGCTTTGCAGCCCAACCTCCCGCCGATGCGCGTTGCTACTTTCAATATGAAGGACAAACTCGGCAAGTGGTTTTGGGGTTTCAGGTCAGTGCTGAGCAGTTTTGGAGCTATGACAAGGGAGTTGATCCAGAGACAGGGCAGGGACTCTGGGGAGCCTTGATAGGACCGTATGAGTATCACAAATGTCAGAGTTTTGCAGCGGAATTGCCGATTTAGACAACGATATTGAGTGGCAGAGGTGACTAATCGCGTCTCTGCCATCAAAATCGTCATTAGCCATTGAACCGCCCCCTATTATCGGGGTTGTTGCATGGGCAATTGCACAACGAAGATGCTGCCGTTACCGACTTCGGATTGAATGTTGATCTTGCCGTGGTGTGCTTTGACGATTTGGCTCGACAGGTGCAAGCCTAAACCACTGCCCGATCGCTTGTGGTTGCCATGCCGGAATGGCTCAAATAGGAAGGATCGATATTCTGGGGCAACACCGGGACCAGAATCCTGGACTTCAATTTTGACCCATTGAGAGCCGTTGTTGGAAGCATTGCTAGTTGGGGCAGATGTCGTGCCAAGCCGGACTTCGACAAAGCCAGTATCGGTAAACTTAATGGCGTTGCCCACCAGATTCATAAACACGCGCCGCAACTCT is a genomic window of Oscillatoria sp. FACHB-1407 containing:
- a CDS encoding YggS family pyridoxal phosphate-dependent enzyme gives rise to the protein MSVPELKEAIGDRLDHIRQAVPESVRLIAVSKQVSVEAMRVAYEAGVRDFAESRIQEATVKQEQLQDLTDITWHFIGHLQSNKAAKAIAQFQWIHSVDNLKLAQRLDRLAAELNQSPQICLQVKIVPDANKSGWAVPALLADLPALDACQHLKIVGLMTIPPYGLAPSDTLSIFQRTHDLADQIRQQTWSNLQIDQLSMGMSDDYPLAIQAGSTMIRLGRILFGERS
- a CDS encoding cell division protein SepF, with protein sequence MNNIFSKLRDFVGLNDPSEYEYEYEEVDGQEYQNLYQEEHTQPVQEEEPRRRRMRERVLTTESGVTMNSGMSNVIGMPGAINGMSEVVVMEPRTFEEMPQAIRALRERKSVVLNLTIMDPDQAQRAVDFVAGGTYAIDGHQERIGESIFLFTPNCVQVSTQLGAMNEVPMQQQPPAARPSRPMAPTPAWTGDQARMA
- the proC gene encoding pyrroline-5-carboxylate reductase; its protein translation is MLSTKFGVIGGGVMGEALLSRLVAQQIYAPGEVLVSDPQAQRRNWLAQQYGVQVTDDNHAIASTAEVVLLAIKPQVFDAVVSGLTPSNPGQLVVSILAGVPLSKLEAAFPGQPVIRAMPNTPATIGAGMTAIAPGQHVTADHIKTAETLFQAVGDVAQVPESLMDAVTGLSGSGPAYVAILIEALADGGVAAGLPRAIALQLAIQTVRGTAELVQQSDLHPAVLKDRVTSPGGTTIAGVTQLEEHGFRAGLIAAVKAAAQRSKELGS
- a CDS encoding M28 family peptidase; this encodes MALRDNLHTHLTHLVRDRDPYLATEGHFYVQSYIQQQFEQWGEVTTHEFTRAGRVHRNWVLNLPGQAHQSRRSLPLILIGAHYDAVPGSPGADDNASGVAALLELARLFAAEPARHPIQLVAFDLEELGLIGSRAYAMQLKQQGQTLRLMLSLEMLGYRDRTPNSQCYPTGLRYFYPNRGDFIALVGNLPTIPDLLHLRRSLHRVGKVPCEWLPAGQRGVLVPETRQSDHAAFWDQGYRALMVTDTAFMRNPHYHKSSDRLETLDLDFIVGICEGLAHGLRSL
- a CDS encoding chromophore lyase CpcT/CpeT, whose amino-acid sequence is MADSPLLITLAQWLAGEFDNQLQARERPVWFVHLRMWQRPLAQRIQGKLALFAEQANVLSLDRPYRQRVLTLQETSDGLQGQYWALKEPGRFQGAGANVDLLKQLSHEDLESLPGCVLRVRQEGHRFAAQPPADARCYFQYEGQTRQVVLGFQVSAEQFWSYDKGVDPETGQGLWGALIGPYEYHKCQSFAAELPI